The following is a genomic window from Amycolatopsis cihanbeyliensis.
CTGGGGCGAGTCTGCCAGGAGCTGAACTACGTCATGCTGAACTGACCCCGGTCCCGAGATGCCGGGACCACCAGTCGAGCACGGCCTCGAACCGCTGCAGGCGGTGCCGCGGCTTGCCGGAACGGGACAGCTCGTGCCCCTCCCCGGGGAACAGCAGCAGTTCCGCCTCGGTGCCCGCGCGCCGTAGCGCCACGAACAGACGCTGCGCCTGTTCCACCGGGCACCGCCAGTCATGCTCGGAGTGCACCACCGCGAACGGAATGTCGATCTTTTCCGCGTAGCTCAGCGGGCTGCGGTCCCGCTGCACCTCCGCCCCGTGGAACTCGTAGCCCTGCACGAACTCCCAGCCCACATCCGAGCTGCCGGCGAAGGAGTCCCACGCGTTCACCGCGCGCTCGCTCCACGCCGCGCGGAACCGCTCGCCATGGTGCGCGGCCAGCCAGGTCGTCATAAACCCGCCGTATGATCCGCCCATCACCCCCACCCGCGTGGCATCCAGCTCCGGCCGGCTCAGCGCGGCGTCGAGCATGGCCAGCAGGTCGTCCGCGTCCACCGTGCCGAACCGGCCGACGACGGCACGGCCGTGCGCCTGGCCGTAGCCCGCCGAACCGCGCGGGTTCGCCAGCACCACCGCGTACCCCGCAGCGGCGTAGACCTGCGCCTCGTCGAAGAAGCTCCACTCGTACCGGGCGAACGGCCCGCCGTGCACGGCCAGCAGCACCGGATGCGGCCCCGGTCCCTCCGGAAGAACCAACCAGCCGTGCACCGGGTACCCGTCCACGGACTCCGTGGTCAGCTCGTCGCGCGGCCGGATCCCTGCCCCCCGCAGTGGCGCCGCGAAGTCGGTGAGCCCCCGACCGTCATCGCCGTCGAGCAGCACCACCTCCCCCATGCTCTCCGGCCCGGCGATCACGGCCGCGATCCGGTCCCCGTCCACGTCGAAGTCCCGGACGACATCCCGCGGACCGGTCAACGTAGGCAGCTCGCCGAGCTCGGCGGCCTCGGCGTGGCGGGGAACGAGACGCAGCTCGGCGGCGCCCCGGTTGCGCACCACTACCAGCACGCCGTCCGCATACCGTGCTGGCCCGCCCGCGTCCGGGACGCAGTCCACCGACTCGGTGTCGGTGTGCTTGCGCGGCACGGTGGGAGTCCCGTCCACCCGCAGGGTGGCCGACCACAGGCCGGCGTTGCGCGCCGCGAAGTCGACGCCGCCGAACTCGGCCCCGTAGAACCACACCGTGTCCCCGTCCACCATCGGCCGCAACGCGTTGCCCTCGGTGCGCACCGCCAGTACGGGGTCACCTCCATCCGCCGGAACCGCGTAGAGGTCGCGGTGCAGGGTCTCGGCGCGTCCCCAGTCGCGCGCCGCGACCACCAGCACCGACCGGCCGTCGGCCGTCCAGGCCGGATCCTCCACGTCGGTGACGTTGTCGGTCAGTGGCCGTGGTGTCTCCTGCGGACCGGACTCCGGCAGCGTGGACACATCCAGCACGAACAGGCGCCGGGGCCGGTCCAGGAGGAAACCGACATCGTCCAGCCGGTAGTCCAGCCTGGTGATCCGTCGCGGAGCCTCCTCGTCCGGCTCGGGGACCCAGCCCGAACCATCGGCGACCGGAGTGCCGTACCGCCCCGGTTCCGGGACGCGCGCGGTGAAGGCGATCCGGCGCGAGTCCGGCGCCCACACCGCCGGGCCCGCCCCGAGCGGCAGGTCGGTCAGCCGCACCGACTCACCGCCGCCCACCGGCATCACATGCAGCTGCGGCACGGACCCCCGCGCACCGCCCACCCGGAGGAAGGCCACCTGGCGACCGTCCGGGGATATCACCGGCGAGCTGTCCTGCTCGCCGGTACTCCACGGCCGGTCCTCGCCGTCCAGCCCGACCTTGCGCAGCACGCTCCGGTAACGGTTGTCGGCAAGATCGGGCCTCGACAGCGCGATGAGCAGCAGGTCGCCATGCAGGGTCGGCGAGCAGGGCACGGTCAGCAGTTCAAGATCGGTAGGGCGCACGGGGCAACCCTACCGGGTCATTAGCAGAACTAACTACCTCTGGACTACCGTTCCGAGGACGGGGCGACGCCTGTGGCCTCGGCCCGCGTGGCCCGCTCCTCCGGCGCCTCGGCGTCGAGCATCAGGTTGGTGCCGCCCACCGCGTCCGGATCCTTGCGTGCCTTGTACAGGCTGGCCAGCGTGGTCACGGTCAGCACGGCGACGATGACGCCGAGGGAGAGCCAGTTGTTGATCTCCAACCAGTCCGGCACCACGTGGTACTCGTGCAACGCGTGCAG
Proteins encoded in this region:
- a CDS encoding S9 family peptidase, encoding MRPTDLELLTVPCSPTLHGDLLLIALSRPDLADNRYRSVLRKVGLDGEDRPWSTGEQDSSPVISPDGRQVAFLRVGGARGSVPQLHVMPVGGGESVRLTDLPLGAGPAVWAPDSRRIAFTARVPEPGRYGTPVADGSGWVPEPDEEAPRRITRLDYRLDDVGFLLDRPRRLFVLDVSTLPESGPQETPRPLTDNVTDVEDPAWTADGRSVLVVAARDWGRAETLHRDLYAVPADGGDPVLAVRTEGNALRPMVDGDTVWFYGAEFGGVDFAARNAGLWSATLRVDGTPTVPRKHTDTESVDCVPDAGGPARYADGVLVVVRNRGAAELRLVPRHAEAAELGELPTLTGPRDVVRDFDVDGDRIAAVIAGPESMGEVVLLDGDDGRGLTDFAAPLRGAGIRPRDELTTESVDGYPVHGWLVLPEGPGPHPVLLAVHGGPFARYEWSFFDEAQVYAAAGYAVVLANPRGSAGYGQAHGRAVVGRFGTVDADDLLAMLDAALSRPELDATRVGVMGGSYGGFMTTWLAAHHGERFRAAWSERAVNAWDSFAGSSDVGWEFVQGYEFHGAEVQRDRSPLSYAEKIDIPFAVVHSEHDWRCPVEQAQRLFVALRRAGTEAELLLFPGEGHELSRSGKPRHRLQRFEAVLDWWSRHLGTGVSSA